In Ostrinia nubilalis chromosome 12, ilOstNubi1.1, whole genome shotgun sequence, one DNA window encodes the following:
- the LOC135076523 gene encoding uncharacterized protein LOC135076523 produces the protein MPKRSARERIEHYARKIRKLEEREYRRNISIPPLNLSSESNDEDFEPPVRTIDDENDIIPEPEQITMAPEILVPATVQEPIDNVDSNNDQPGPSTQAEPSVENELDPELLSALGEFTSDTPEYGENIHDNLSKLWLPLLKKGMPKDSKDKVLKDYLVPDNCRLLQAPKLNAEISAAVPDMVRNRDKTLATSQQQLGLGITAINRGLDILLKSDNKILAMKHLSNGCRLLCDSHNLMSKNRVKLITPSLDKSILHMINESERDETLFGSSLSDKIKAAKAIEKQGLQIKKSASKPQKSAASSSSSRPGPYQGNWTAPPRYPPASRGGRGGYRKQTTSAPRRPYVASTTQPQRATPQEKARVPAQSHH, from the exons ATGCCCAAAAGAAGTGCGCGGGAACGTATTGAACATTACGCAaggaaaataagaaaattagaGGAACGTGAATATCGTCGAAACATATCAATTCCTCCTTTGAATTTATCATCGGAATCGAATGATGAAG attttgaACCTCCCGTACGAACCATCGACGACGAGAATGATATTATTCCGGAACCGGAACAAATAACTATGGCACCGGAAATATTAGTACCAGCCACTGTGCAGGAACCTATCGACAACGTCGACTCGAATAATGACCAACCGGGTCCCAGCACGCAAGCCGAGCCCTCGGTCGAGAACGAGCTGGACCCTGAACTTTTATCGGCTCTTGGTGAATTCACGTCAGATACACCCGAGTATGGAGAAAATATCCAtgataatttatcaaaattatgGCTTCCTTTACTGAAAAAAGGAATGCCAAAAGATAGCAAAGACAAAGTATTAAAGGACTATTTAGTTCCGGATAATTGTAGACTTCTACAGGCGCCAAAATTGAACGCGGAGATTTCCGCTGCCGTCCCAGATATGGTTCGCAACCGCGATAAAACACTTGCCACTTCTCAACAACAACTTGGTCTTGGGATCACGGCCATCAACAGAGGCCTGGATATCCTCTTAAAAAGTGACAATAAGATCCTAGCGATGAAACATCTTAGTAACGGCTGCCGACTTTTGTGCGATTCTCACAACTTAATGTCAAAGAACCGGGTAAAGCTTATCACGCCCAGTTTAGACAAATCTATCCTGCATATGATTAATGAATCTGAAAGAGATGAAACATTATTTGGATCCTCATTATCGGACAAAATAAAAGCTGCAAAGGCAATAGAAAAACAGGGCCTTCAAATCAAAAAGTCGGCATCGAAACCTCAAAAGTCTGCGGCTTCGTCGTCAAGCAGTCGACCTGGGCCCTATCAGGGAAACTGGACCGCGCCTCCTCGATACCCGCCAGCGAGCAGGGGCGGACGGGGAGGCTACAGGAAGCAGACGACGTCAGCACCTCGGCGCCCATATGTAGCGTCGACGACGCAGCCGCAACGTGCAACTCCCCAGGAGAAAGCGCGTGTCCCGGCTCAGAGTCACCACTAG